In one Bosea sp. RAC05 genomic region, the following are encoded:
- a CDS encoding MFS transporter, translating to MTPAPDMTATPAKATRRDWLGLAVIALPCLLYSMDLTVLNLAIPQLSVDLKPSAAQLLWIVDIYGFMVAGSLITMGTLGDRIGRRRLLLIGAAAFGLASILAAFSTSAEMLIATRALLGIAGATLAPSTLSLIRNMFLDPKERSFAIGIWIASFSAGGAIGPLVGGLLLEHYWWGSVFLVGVPVMILLLILGPILLPEFKDPQAGRVDLASAALSLAAVLAVIYGIKHMAEHGAGWQAALPILAGVAIGSLFLRRQRRLADPFLDLRLFRNPVISAALAINVLGFLFLFGSFLFIGQYLQLVKGFSPLEAGLWSLPSALAFILGTPIVPVLAHRFRPAQIMAMGLTMAALGFALLSRIDIDSSVGLVVVASVIFSLGFTPVVALTTELVVGSAPPERAGSAAAISETSLEFGGAVGIAVLGSIVTAVYRSQMALTQPGGLAPDAARSAAATLGGAVAEAARLPADLAASLLAAARAAFVAGMQLSALVATVGLIVTAVIAVVLLRKVPAAAAHPA from the coding sequence ATGACGCCCGCCCCTGACATGACGGCAACCCCGGCCAAGGCGACGCGCCGGGACTGGCTCGGGCTGGCCGTGATCGCCCTGCCCTGCCTGCTCTATTCGATGGACCTCACCGTCCTGAACCTCGCGATCCCGCAGCTCAGCGTCGATCTCAAGCCGAGCGCGGCGCAACTGCTCTGGATCGTCGACATCTACGGCTTCATGGTCGCCGGCTCGCTGATCACCATGGGCACGCTCGGCGACAGGATCGGGCGGCGCAGGCTCCTGCTGATCGGCGCCGCCGCCTTCGGTCTGGCCTCGATCCTCGCCGCCTTCTCGACCAGCGCCGAGATGCTGATCGCGACCCGCGCTTTGCTCGGCATCGCCGGCGCGACGCTGGCGCCCTCGACGCTGTCGCTGATCCGCAACATGTTCCTCGATCCCAAGGAGCGCAGCTTCGCGATCGGCATCTGGATCGCCAGCTTCTCGGCCGGCGGCGCGATCGGCCCGCTCGTCGGCGGGCTCCTGCTGGAGCATTACTGGTGGGGCTCGGTCTTCCTCGTCGGCGTACCCGTGATGATCCTGCTGCTGATCCTCGGCCCGATCCTGCTGCCGGAGTTCAAGGACCCGCAGGCGGGGCGGGTCGATCTCGCCAGCGCGGCGCTCTCGCTGGCGGCGGTGCTGGCGGTGATCTACGGCATCAAGCACATGGCGGAGCATGGCGCCGGCTGGCAGGCCGCGCTGCCCATCCTCGCCGGCGTCGCCATCGGCAGCCTCTTCCTGCGCCGGCAGCGCCGTCTCGCCGATCCGTTCCTCGACCTGCGCCTGTTCCGCAATCCGGTGATCAGCGCAGCGCTGGCAATCAATGTGCTCGGCTTCCTCTTCCTGTTCGGGAGCTTTCTCTTCATCGGCCAGTATCTGCAGCTGGTGAAGGGCTTCTCCCCGCTCGAGGCCGGGCTCTGGAGCCTGCCGTCCGCGCTGGCCTTCATCCTGGGCACGCCGATCGTGCCCGTGCTCGCCCACCGCTTCCGGCCGGCCCAGATCATGGCGATGGGTCTGACCATGGCGGCGCTGGGCTTCGCCCTGCTCTCGCGCATCGACATCGACTCGAGCGTCGGCCTGGTCGTCGTCGCCTCGGTGATCTTCTCGCTCGGCTTCACCCCGGTCGTCGCGCTGACGACGGAGCTCGTCGTCGGCAGCGCCCCGCCCGAGCGCGCCGGCTCGGCCGCGGCGATCTCCGAAACCAGCCTGGAGTTCGGCGGCGCCGTCGGCATTGCGGTCCTCGGCAGCATCGTCACCGCCGTTTATCGCAGCCAGATGGCCCTGACCCAGCCGGGCGGTCTGGCCCCCGACGCCGCCCGCAGCGCTGCGGCCACGCTCGGCGGCGCCGTCGCGGAGGCGGCCCGGCTGCCGGCCGACCTCGCCGCGAGCCTGCTGGCGGCCGCGCGGGCCGCCTTCGTCGCGGGCATGCAGCTCTCGGCGCTGGTCGCGACGGTCGGCCTGATCGTCACCGCCGTGATCGCCGTGGTCCTGCTGCGGAAGGTCCCGGCCGCAGCCGCCCACCCGGCCTGA
- a CDS encoding cupin domain-containing protein: MSDHDHDHPHDHAHDHGQDDEPRWKHDGVRVITGDRLDPNTAQTPGMFRQAAINHARVGAQKIWAGTVSIQPNAKTGVHHHGELESVIYVVRGKARMRWGERLEFVAEAGPGDFIYVPPFVPHQEINADPDNPLECVLVRSDNEAVVVNITDVDPVEAPESVYWVDPIHKHPPGCRPVSRGPTGPRPRPS; this comes from the coding sequence ATGAGCGATCACGACCACGACCATCCGCACGATCATGCGCACGACCACGGCCAGGACGACGAGCCGCGCTGGAAGCATGATGGCGTGCGCGTCATCACCGGCGACAGGCTCGATCCCAACACCGCCCAGACGCCGGGCATGTTCCGGCAGGCGGCGATCAACCATGCCCGCGTCGGCGCGCAGAAGATCTGGGCCGGCACGGTTTCGATCCAGCCCAATGCCAAGACTGGCGTGCACCACCATGGCGAGCTGGAGAGCGTGATCTACGTGGTCCGCGGCAAGGCGCGGATGCGCTGGGGCGAGCGGCTGGAGTTCGTTGCAGAAGCCGGCCCGGGCGACTTCATCTATGTGCCGCCCTTCGTGCCGCATCAGGAGATCAACGCCGACCCCGACAACCCGCTCGAATGCGTGCTGGTCCGCTCGGACAACGAGGCGGTGGTGGTCAACATCACCGATGTCGACCCGGTCGAGGCCCCGGAATCGGTCTACTGGGTCGACCCGATCCACAAGCATCCGCCGGGCTGCAGGCCGGTCAGCCGCGGTCCGACGGGCCCTCGCCCTCGGCCGTCATGA
- a CDS encoding ABC transporter ATP-binding protein has translation MADDALTVTLQQKGPIPLDLTLSCAAGDVLALVGPSGSGKSTILRSIAGLYRPEVGQVSVGAATWLDTSRRIDWPPYRRRVGLVFQNYALFPHMTALANVAAALGHLPRQERSRRASELLELVHLGDLHGRRPAELSGGQQQRVAVARALARDPDVLLLDEPFSAVDRVTRQRLYGELRELSRAFPIPILVVTHDFDEAARVANRMCLLDRGRILQTGTPRDVLARPASVQAARLVDLRNVFEARILSQAGPLTILDWNGRILQAARSEAQQAGAKVAWAIAGTQVLLSRTDLDQADSQPNRFSATIRDLVHLSESLAVTVVLDGPDAPVLSMTLPAHYARRTGLGPGSVVTVALMPEGIHVMTAEGEGPSDRG, from the coding sequence ATGGCTGACGATGCGCTCACGGTCACGTTGCAGCAGAAGGGACCGATCCCGCTGGATCTGACCCTGTCCTGCGCGGCCGGCGATGTCCTGGCCCTGGTGGGGCCTTCCGGCAGCGGCAAGTCGACGATCCTGCGCAGCATCGCCGGCCTGTATCGTCCCGAGGTCGGACAGGTTTCGGTGGGAGCGGCGACCTGGCTGGACACGTCGCGCCGGATCGATTGGCCGCCCTATCGCCGGCGGGTCGGCCTCGTCTTCCAGAACTACGCGCTGTTTCCCCATATGACGGCGCTGGCGAATGTGGCGGCGGCGCTCGGCCATCTGCCCCGTCAGGAGCGGTCGCGCCGGGCCAGCGAACTGCTCGAACTCGTCCATCTGGGTGATCTCCACGGGCGCAGGCCGGCGGAACTCTCAGGCGGCCAGCAGCAGCGCGTCGCCGTCGCGCGGGCGCTGGCGCGCGATCCCGACGTTCTTTTGCTCGACGAGCCGTTTTCCGCCGTCGATCGGGTGACGCGCCAGCGGCTCTACGGCGAACTGCGGGAGCTGAGTCGCGCCTTCCCGATCCCGATCCTCGTCGTGACGCATGATTTCGACGAAGCGGCGCGCGTCGCCAACCGGATGTGCCTGCTGGACCGGGGGAGGATCCTCCAGACCGGGACGCCGCGCGATGTCCTGGCCCGGCCGGCGAGCGTGCAGGCGGCCCGGCTGGTCGATCTGCGGAACGTCTTCGAGGCCCGCATCCTGTCGCAGGCCGGGCCGCTGACGATCCTCGACTGGAACGGCCGGATCCTGCAGGCCGCGCGCAGCGAGGCCCAGCAGGCCGGGGCGAAGGTGGCCTGGGCGATCGCGGGAACGCAGGTGCTGCTCAGCCGCACCGACCTCGACCAGGCCGACAGCCAGCCCAACCGCTTTTCGGCGACGATCCGCGATCTTGTCCATCTCAGCGAGAGCCTGGCCGTCACCGTCGTCCTCGACGGGCCCGACGCGCCCGTGCTGTCGATGACCCTGCCTGCGCATTATGCCCGCAGGACGGGGCTGGGGCCCGGCTCGGTGGTCACCGTCGCCCTCATGCCGGAAGGCATTCACGTCATGACGGCCGAGGGCGAGGGCCCGTCGGACCGCGGCTGA
- the modB gene encoding molybdate ABC transporter permease subunit yields the protein MDWVAFSLSIKLGLVTVAVLLPVGVFVGRWLAYARFSGKGFVEAALALPLVLPPTVVGYYLLVSVGGATPIGQVWAATFGHNLVFSFEGLVLASVIVNLPFAIQPAQRAFEAIAPEIREAAAVSGLSPWSVLRRIELPLAWQGILMGLVLTFAHTLGEFGVVLMVGGSIPGETKTVAIAIYDRVQAFDTASAGIMAATLLVMSLATLGLIYRLSSQVGRRHG from the coding sequence GTGGACTGGGTCGCGTTCTCGCTCTCGATCAAGCTGGGTCTCGTGACCGTGGCGGTGCTGTTGCCGGTCGGCGTGTTCGTCGGACGCTGGCTCGCCTATGCCCGCTTCTCCGGAAAGGGCTTCGTCGAGGCGGCGCTGGCCTTGCCGCTGGTGCTGCCGCCGACGGTCGTCGGCTACTACCTGCTGGTCAGCGTCGGCGGGGCGACCCCGATCGGCCAGGTCTGGGCCGCGACCTTCGGGCACAACCTCGTCTTTTCCTTCGAGGGGCTGGTGCTGGCCTCGGTGATCGTCAATCTGCCCTTCGCGATCCAGCCGGCGCAGCGGGCTTTTGAGGCGATCGCGCCCGAAATCCGCGAGGCGGCCGCCGTGTCGGGCCTGTCGCCCTGGTCCGTCCTGCGGCGGATCGAGCTTCCGCTGGCCTGGCAGGGGATCCTGATGGGGCTGGTGCTGACCTTCGCCCACACCCTGGGCGAGTTCGGCGTCGTCCTGATGGTCGGCGGATCGATCCCGGGGGAAACGAAGACCGTCGCGATCGCGATCTATGACCGGGTTCAGGCCTTCGACACGGCCAGCGCCGGGATCATGGCCGCGACGCTGCTGGTGATGTCGCTGGCGACGCTGGGACTGATCTACCGCCTCTCCTCGCAGGTCGGACGCCGGCATGGCTGA
- the modA gene encoding molybdate ABC transporter substrate-binding protein, with the protein MLSHVAHALRRGMRLTLVGLALVGLALAFGAVAPAAAQTPAPRIAAASDLKFALDEVIAAFARETGRSVVPTYGSSGNFKTQILQGAPFQLFLSADEGFVFELDERRLTVDRGTLYGVGRIVLFAPKGATWSPDPLLADLKAALADGRITRFAIANPEHAPYGRAAQEALTTAGLWDTVRPRLVFGENVSQAAQFAASGSTQGGIFALSLALAPQVAQLGTYALIPAEQHQPLRQRMVLLKGADAVSRAFYDYIQSSAARAVLKRYGFLLPGE; encoded by the coding sequence ATGCTGTCGCATGTTGCACACGCGCTGCGCCGGGGTATGCGTCTGACCCTGGTCGGCCTGGCGCTGGTTGGCCTGGCGCTGGCCTTCGGAGCCGTGGCGCCAGCAGCCGCGCAGACCCCTGCGCCACGGATCGCGGCTGCATCGGACCTCAAGTTCGCCCTCGACGAGGTGATCGCCGCCTTCGCCAGGGAGACCGGGCGGAGCGTCGTGCCGACCTATGGCTCGTCTGGCAATTTCAAGACGCAGATCCTGCAAGGGGCGCCGTTCCAGCTGTTCCTGTCGGCCGATGAGGGCTTCGTCTTCGAACTGGACGAGAGGAGGCTGACAGTCGATCGCGGCACCCTCTACGGGGTCGGTCGCATCGTCCTGTTCGCGCCGAAAGGAGCGACCTGGAGCCCCGATCCGCTGCTGGCGGATTTGAAGGCGGCGCTGGCCGATGGCCGGATCACGCGCTTCGCCATCGCCAATCCCGAGCATGCGCCGTACGGCCGCGCCGCCCAGGAGGCGCTGACGACGGCGGGGCTCTGGGACACGGTGCGCCCGCGGCTGGTGTTCGGCGAGAATGTCAGCCAGGCGGCTCAGTTCGCCGCATCGGGCTCGACGCAGGGCGGCATCTTCGCCCTGTCGCTGGCCCTGGCGCCGCAGGTGGCGCAGCTTGGGACCTACGCGCTCATCCCGGCCGAGCAGCACCAGCCGCTGCGTCAGCGCATGGTGCTGCTGAAGGGAGCCGATGCGGTGTCGCGGGCGTTTTATGACTATATCCAGTCATCTGCCGCGCGCGCCGTGCTGAAGCGCTACGGCTTTCTGTTGCCCGGCGAATAG
- a CDS encoding winged helix-turn-helix domain-containing protein, which translates to MHAPPETRPALRLGLRLDFTPGGRLGPGKADLLEAIASTGSISGAGRAMTMSYRRAWLLVDDLNRMFRQPLVEAQPGGAQGGGARLTPLGHEVLAHYRAVERTVLEAAAAPIEALRGAIDPTPRPAKAQPAEAQE; encoded by the coding sequence ATGCACGCACCGCCCGAGACCCGCCCCGCGCTCAGGCTCGGTCTGCGGCTCGATTTCACGCCCGGCGGCCGGCTCGGTCCGGGCAAAGCCGATCTGCTCGAGGCGATCGCCAGCACCGGCTCGATCTCGGGCGCGGGCCGGGCGATGACGATGTCCTATCGCCGGGCCTGGCTGCTCGTCGACGATCTCAACCGCATGTTCCGCCAGCCTCTGGTCGAGGCGCAGCCCGGCGGCGCTCAGGGTGGCGGCGCGCGGCTGACGCCGCTCGGACACGAGGTCCTCGCCCATTACCGGGCGGTCGAGCGCACGGTTCTGGAAGCGGCGGCCGCGCCGATCGAGGCGCTGCGTGGCGCCATCGATCCGACCCCACGCCCGGCCAAGGCACAGCCGGCAGAAGCGCAGGAGTGA
- the cueR gene encoding Cu(I)-responsive transcriptional regulator, with protein sequence MNIGEAARQSGVSAKMIRYYESIGLITAPQRTQAQYRVYAGDDLHTLRFIRRARHLGFSLDETRALLALWRDKSRASSDVKQLAMSHVRDLEAKAAELQAMAGTLRHLAETCQGDGRPDCPILSDLAAPPSATCC encoded by the coding sequence ATGAACATCGGCGAGGCTGCGCGGCAATCGGGCGTCAGCGCCAAGATGATCCGCTATTATGAGAGCATCGGGCTGATCACGGCGCCGCAGCGGACGCAGGCGCAGTACCGCGTCTATGCCGGGGATGATCTGCACACGCTGCGCTTCATCCGCCGCGCCCGCCATCTCGGCTTCTCGCTCGACGAGACGCGCGCCTTGCTCGCGCTCTGGCGCGACAAGAGCCGCGCCAGTTCCGATGTGAAGCAGCTTGCGATGAGCCATGTCCGCGATCTCGAAGCCAAGGCGGCCGAGCTCCAGGCCATGGCCGGTACGCTGCGCCATCTCGCCGAGACCTGCCAGGGCGACGGCCGGCCCGACTGCCCGATCCTCAGCGATCTCGCCGCGCCACCCTCCGCCACCTGCTGCTGA
- a CDS encoding M20 family metallopeptidase — protein MDNRNDLWRHVDANKERLIALSERVWGMPEVCYTETRSCAEHEAELVHQGFRVTKGIADIPTSVIGEAGEGGPVIAFMGEYDALPGLSQEAGVASHSPVETGGHGHGCGHNLLGSAALLAAVAMKDWLAEHKLPGRVRYYGCPAEEGGAAKAFMVRAGAFDDADVAISWHPSSWWEVAPPLALANTRADFTFTGRTAHAAAAPHLGRSALDAVELMNVGVNYMREHMPSDARVHYAVLDTGGIAPNVVQAHARVRYSIRARDLRGMLELVQRVKKIAEGAALMTETKMEMRIVSAVSDLLGNTPLEQAMHGVMEELGPPHFDDADRAFAQEIRKTLQPQEIASIWRTIGMEDTGAPLADFLVPMDAKRNPAIGSTDIGDVSWAVPTVQAHAPTVAIGTPFHTWQVVAQGKTPAAHKAMVHVAKAMAATGAAVLLDPALMAAAKADHKKRLGAEGYTSPLPPEVKPPLTMSLGG, from the coding sequence ATGGACAACCGAAACGATCTCTGGCGCCACGTCGATGCCAACAAGGAGCGCCTGATCGCGCTGAGCGAGCGGGTCTGGGGCATGCCCGAGGTCTGCTACACCGAGACGCGCTCCTGCGCCGAGCATGAAGCCGAGCTGGTGCATCAGGGCTTCCGCGTCACCAAGGGCATCGCCGACATCCCGACCTCCGTGATCGGCGAGGCCGGCGAAGGCGGACCCGTGATCGCCTTCATGGGCGAATATGATGCCCTGCCCGGCCTGTCGCAGGAGGCCGGCGTCGCCAGCCACTCTCCGGTCGAGACCGGCGGCCACGGCCATGGCTGCGGCCACAACCTGCTGGGCTCCGCCGCGCTGCTCGCCGCCGTGGCGATGAAGGACTGGCTCGCCGAGCACAAGCTGCCCGGCCGCGTGCGCTATTATGGCTGCCCGGCCGAGGAAGGCGGCGCCGCCAAGGCCTTCATGGTCCGCGCCGGCGCCTTCGACGACGCCGACGTCGCGATCTCCTGGCACCCGTCGAGCTGGTGGGAGGTGGCGCCGCCGCTCGCGCTCGCCAACACCCGGGCCGACTTCACCTTCACCGGCCGCACCGCGCACGCCGCCGCCGCGCCCCATCTCGGCCGCAGCGCACTCGATGCCGTCGAACTGATGAATGTCGGCGTCAACTACATGCGCGAGCACATGCCCAGCGACGCCCGCGTCCACTACGCCGTGCTCGACACCGGCGGCATCGCGCCCAACGTCGTCCAGGCCCATGCCCGCGTCCGCTATTCGATCCGGGCCCGCGACCTGCGCGGCATGCTCGAACTCGTCCAGCGCGTGAAGAAGATCGCCGAAGGCGCCGCGCTGATGACGGAAACCAAGATGGAAATGCGCATCGTCAGCGCCGTCTCCGACCTGCTCGGCAACACCCCGCTGGAGCAGGCGATGCATGGCGTCATGGAAGAGCTCGGCCCGCCGCATTTCGACGACGCCGACCGCGCCTTCGCCCAGGAGATCCGCAAGACCCTGCAGCCGCAGGAGATCGCCTCGATCTGGCGCACGATCGGCATGGAGGACACCGGCGCGCCGCTGGCCGATTTCCTCGTGCCGATGGACGCCAAGCGCAACCCGGCGATCGGCTCGACCGATATCGGCGATGTCAGCTGGGCGGTGCCGACCGTGCAGGCCCATGCGCCGACGGTGGCGATCGGCACGCCTTTCCACACCTGGCAGGTCGTCGCCCAGGGCAAGACCCCGGCCGCCCACAAGGCGATGGTCCATGTCGCCAAGGCGATGGCCGCGACCGGCGCCGCCGTCCTGCTCGATCCGGCGCTGATGGCCGCCGCCAAGGCCGACCACAAGAAGCGCCTCGGCGCGGAGGGCTACACCTCGCCGCTCCCGCCCGAGGTCAAGCCGCCGCTGACGATGTCGCTGGGCGGGTGA
- a CDS encoding amino acid synthesis family protein, translating into MPATIRKILTQVDETLIEGGRSVSPPTRRAVSVAVIANPFAGGYRDDLGELTEIGVELGDLLTKRCLAALGIEPGQAESFGKAAIVGEGGELEHAAAILHPKMGTPVRAALGKGPALIPSAKKRGGLGTPIDVPLGHKDAAFVRSHFDAVEVRVTDAPRAGEILVAIAVTDSGRPLPRIGGLTKDQIKGEDGLR; encoded by the coding sequence ATGCCCGCGACCATCCGCAAGATCCTCACCCAGGTCGACGAAACCCTGATCGAAGGGGGCCGATCCGTCTCGCCGCCGACGCGGCGCGCGGTCTCGGTCGCCGTGATCGCCAACCCCTTCGCCGGAGGCTACCGCGACGATCTCGGGGAGCTGACCGAGATCGGCGTCGAACTCGGCGATCTCCTGACCAAGCGCTGCCTCGCGGCGCTGGGCATCGAGCCCGGCCAGGCCGAGAGCTTCGGCAAGGCGGCGATCGTCGGCGAGGGCGGCGAGCTGGAACATGCCGCGGCGATCCTGCATCCGAAGATGGGCACGCCGGTGCGCGCCGCGCTCGGCAAGGGCCCGGCGCTGATTCCCTCCGCCAAGAAGCGCGGCGGGCTGGGCACGCCGATCGACGTGCCGCTCGGCCACAAGGACGCGGCCTTTGTCCGCTCGCATTTCGACGCCGTCGAGGTGCGGGTGACGGACGCCCCGCGCGCCGGCGAAATCCTGGTCGCGATCGCGGTGACCGATTCCGGCCGGCCGCTGCCGCGCATCGGCGGGCTGACCAAGGACCAGATCAAGGGCGAGGACGGGCTGCGGTAG
- a CDS encoding amino acid synthesis family protein — MSVLVEIRRIQTTVEEIFHEFGPLPGRTERIASVCAVLTNPYAGRYEPDIMPMMEALKPAGLEMATRCLNALGGDPATVEGYGKGAVVGAAGELEHGALWHVPGGYAMREILGNAKAIVPSTKKVAGPGARIDIPVTHINACYVRSHFGAVEVGVPGSPQADEMVLILVMTTGARIHERVGGLRADQISVWDGQR; from the coding sequence ATGAGCGTGCTCGTCGAGATCCGCCGCATCCAGACCACGGTCGAGGAGATCTTCCACGAATTCGGCCCGCTGCCCGGCCGCACCGAGCGCATCGCCTCCGTCTGCGCCGTGCTGACCAACCCCTATGCCGGCCGCTACGAGCCCGACATCATGCCGATGATGGAGGCGCTCAAGCCCGCGGGGCTGGAGATGGCGACGCGCTGCCTCAACGCGCTCGGCGGCGATCCCGCGACCGTCGAGGGCTATGGCAAGGGCGCCGTCGTCGGCGCGGCCGGCGAACTGGAGCATGGCGCGCTGTGGCATGTGCCGGGCGGCTACGCGATGCGCGAGATCCTCGGCAACGCCAAGGCGATCGTGCCCTCGACCAAGAAGGTCGCCGGGCCGGGCGCACGAATCGACATTCCCGTCACCCATATCAACGCCTGCTATGTGCGCAGCCATTTCGGCGCGGTTGAGGTCGGCGTGCCCGGCTCGCCCCAGGCCGACGAGATGGTGCTCATCCTCGTCATGACCACAGGCGCGCGCATCCATGAGCGCGTCGGCGGCCTGCGCGCCGACCAGATCAGCGTCTGGGACGGGCAGCGCTGA
- a CDS encoding amidohydrolase family protein gives MAHDVAAGPAKGKLVVRNIGLLLSGDLNKPILDADTIVVVDGRIAAIGKVADLDGSGADTVIDAKGSGLSPGLIDSHCHPVFGDWTPRQNQLGWIEMGVNGGVTTLVSAGEVHLPGRPKDAIGVKALAVTAQRCFQNFRPAGAKVIAGAPVAELDFGREVFEELKALGIRHIGEIGLGTVAKGPDAKRVADWCREIGLESIMHTGGPSIAGSHFVNKDDVLEAQPDVVSHINGGPTSIAHADIRILCEKAKGALEVVHNGNEKSALVALEAAREAGRLADVLIGTDAPAGSGVQPNGMLRMITLLSSLGGLPAEQAFCLATGNVARRRSLDAGLIAVGYPADFVFLDKPQHSSGKGLLEAVSLGDIPGIGMVVIDGLVRTGRSRSTPPSHSAPAVV, from the coding sequence ATGGCTCACGACGTCGCGGCGGGACCCGCCAAGGGCAAGCTGGTGGTGCGCAACATCGGCCTGCTGCTCTCGGGCGATCTGAACAAGCCGATCCTCGATGCGGACACGATCGTCGTCGTCGACGGGCGCATCGCCGCGATCGGCAAGGTGGCCGATCTCGATGGCTCCGGCGCCGACACCGTGATCGACGCAAAGGGCTCAGGCCTGTCGCCGGGGCTGATCGATTCCCATTGCCACCCTGTCTTCGGCGACTGGACGCCGCGCCAGAACCAGTTGGGCTGGATCGAGATGGGGGTGAATGGCGGCGTCACCACGCTGGTTTCGGCCGGCGAGGTGCATCTGCCGGGCCGGCCGAAGGATGCGATCGGCGTCAAGGCGCTGGCGGTCACGGCGCAGCGCTGCTTCCAGAATTTCCGGCCGGCGGGCGCCAAGGTGATCGCGGGTGCGCCGGTCGCGGAGCTCGATTTCGGCCGCGAGGTCTTCGAGGAGCTGAAGGCGCTCGGCATCCGGCATATCGGCGAGATCGGGCTCGGCACCGTCGCCAAGGGGCCCGACGCCAAGCGCGTCGCCGACTGGTGCCGCGAGATCGGGCTCGAATCGATCATGCACACCGGCGGCCCCTCGATCGCCGGCTCGCATTTCGTCAACAAGGACGACGTGCTGGAGGCTCAGCCCGACGTCGTCAGCCACATCAATGGCGGGCCGACCTCGATCGCCCATGCCGACATCCGCATCCTCTGCGAGAAGGCCAAGGGCGCGCTCGAGGTCGTCCACAACGGCAACGAGAAATCGGCGCTGGTGGCGCTGGAGGCGGCGCGCGAGGCCGGGCGGCTGGCGGATGTGCTGATCGGCACCGATGCGCCTGCCGGCTCCGGCGTCCAGCCCAACGGCATGCTGCGGATGATCACGCTGTTGTCGAGCCTCGGCGGACTGCCGGCCGAGCAGGCCTTCTGCCTCGCCACCGGCAATGTCGCGCGCCGGCGCTCGCTCGATGCCGGGCTGATCGCCGTGGGCTATCCGGCCGATTTCGTGTTCCTCGACAAGCCCCAGCATTCCTCGGGCAAGGGCCTGCTGGAGGCGGTGTCGCTCGGCGACATCCCCGGCATCGGCATGGTCGTCATCGACGGGCTGGTGCGGACCGGGCGCTCGCGCTCGACGCCGCCGTCGCACAGCGCGCCTGCGGTCGTTTGA
- a CDS encoding MarR family winged helix-turn-helix transcriptional regulator, producing MTRIESPIVEVDGETPADAIRRGRKPAESYVLEEQVGFLMRRAQQRHIAIFQRIMGEDGPTPTQFAAMAKLSGGEDISQNQLGRMTAMDPATIKGVIARLAERGLVERRPDPDDQRRVRVRLTPAGLEAMPGLTEKARAITAATLSPLSREEAERLLALLARLD from the coding sequence ATGACGCGCATCGAGTCCCCCATCGTCGAGGTGGATGGCGAGACGCCTGCCGACGCTATCAGGCGCGGGCGCAAGCCCGCCGAGAGCTATGTGCTCGAGGAGCAGGTCGGCTTCCTGATGCGGCGCGCGCAGCAGCGCCACATCGCGATCTTCCAGCGCATCATGGGCGAGGACGGGCCGACGCCGACCCAGTTCGCCGCGATGGCGAAACTTAGCGGCGGCGAGGATATCTCCCAGAATCAGCTCGGTCGGATGACCGCCATGGACCCGGCCACGATCAAAGGCGTCATCGCGCGCCTCGCCGAGCGGGGGCTGGTCGAGCGTCGCCCGGACCCGGACGACCAGCGCCGCGTCCGCGTCCGCCTGACGCCGGCCGGACTGGAGGCGATGCCGGGCCTGACCGAGAAGGCGCGCGCCATCACGGCCGCGACGCTGTCGCCGCTCTCCCGCGAGGAGGCCGAGCGCCTGCTCGCTCTGTTGGCGCGTCTCGATTGA